From one Blastocatellia bacterium genomic stretch:
- a CDS encoding extracellular solute-binding protein: MTRLWLIIVYLILYAPIAVLVVFSFNRGRIGAVWRGFTWDWYTAALNNQTIIQSLRLSLLVAVLTAVLATLVGTAAALAFYRRRLRLRRAYEAMFYLPIIVPEIVVGFAMVAFFGLIGFRLGLWTVVIAHVAFSVSYVFFVVRARLTMLPPRLAEAAMDLGANEVQAFVRVTLPLLAPAIAAAALLVFTISLDDYVITSFVAGAGAATLPLQVYSMIKTGITPEINAISTILLLTTVVLAAVSFQLRAGRFTKVNGTLVATVLIGIGAFAAGGSNPTVTQAELNLLIWSNYIAPSVVRNFEQRYRVKVNMETYDSNEAMLAKLQAGVARYDIIVPSDYMVRILIKQNLLLPLDHASLLNRVHLDPAMLNRPFDPQNRYSLPYAWTTAGIGYRKDKVTEPIDSWSALWNPAYRDRIVMLDDVREAFAVALKLSGYSLNSTNANELRQARDRLVEQKPLVRAYDSAAFDQVLLSGDAWLSHGYSGQIAKIMLEHPAIAFVIPREGCTIAIDNLCIPRVAQRPDLAHEFINYLMEPAVAAENMNFIVYPIPNRAALPMVRAELRNNPALFPPAEALKNCEYLADVGETMLLYDRYWTEVKIHR, encoded by the coding sequence ATGACCAGACTCTGGCTCATTATCGTCTATCTGATTCTGTATGCGCCAATCGCTGTGCTGGTAGTGTTTTCATTCAATCGCGGGCGCATTGGCGCTGTCTGGCGCGGCTTCACCTGGGATTGGTATACCGCTGCCTTGAACAATCAAACAATCATCCAATCGCTGCGTCTAAGCCTGCTTGTGGCCGTGCTTACTGCCGTGCTGGCAACGCTCGTGGGGACCGCGGCTGCGCTGGCCTTTTATCGTCGGCGGCTGCGGTTGCGCCGGGCGTATGAGGCCATGTTTTACCTGCCTATCATTGTGCCGGAGATCGTCGTGGGCTTTGCCATGGTTGCGTTCTTCGGGCTGATCGGATTTCGATTGGGGTTATGGACAGTGGTCATCGCCCATGTCGCATTCAGCGTGTCCTATGTGTTCTTTGTCGTGCGAGCGCGCCTGACGATGCTGCCTCCGCGCTTGGCAGAGGCTGCCATGGACCTCGGAGCAAACGAAGTACAAGCATTCGTTCGCGTCACGCTTCCACTGCTGGCGCCGGCCATTGCGGCTGCCGCGCTGCTTGTGTTTACGATTTCGCTTGATGACTACGTGATCACGTCGTTTGTCGCGGGCGCCGGCGCCGCGACGCTGCCGTTGCAGGTCTACTCGATGATCAAGACCGGCATTACGCCGGAAATCAATGCCATCTCGACCATCTTGTTATTGACGACGGTGGTGTTGGCCGCCGTCTCATTCCAACTACGCGCCGGCCGCTTCACGAAAGTCAATGGGACGCTGGTGGCGACGGTGCTCATCGGGATTGGCGCGTTTGCGGCCGGTGGAAGCAACCCGACGGTGACTCAGGCCGAATTGAACCTGTTGATCTGGTCGAACTATATTGCGCCCAGCGTCGTCCGCAATTTCGAGCAACGCTATCGCGTCAAGGTCAATATGGAGACGTATGACTCCAACGAGGCCATGCTGGCCAAATTGCAGGCCGGCGTAGCTCGTTACGACATCATCGTCCCCAGCGATTACATGGTGAGGATTCTGATTAAGCAAAATCTTTTACTGCCACTGGACCATGCCTCTTTGCTTAATCGCGTGCATCTAGACCCAGCGATGCTGAATCGTCCATTTGATCCACAAAACCGTTATTCATTGCCGTATGCGTGGACCACCGCCGGCATCGGCTACCGGAAAGATAAAGTCACCGAGCCAATTGACAGTTGGAGTGCGTTGTGGAATCCGGCCTATCGCGACCGCATCGTGATGCTTGATGATGTACGTGAAGCCTTTGCCGTCGCTCTGAAGCTGTCTGGCTATTCACTGAACAGCACCAATGCGAACGAACTACGTCAGGCGCGCGACCGATTGGTTGAGCAAAAGCCATTGGTGCGCGCTTATGATAGCGCCGCATTCGATCAAGTGTTGCTCAGCGGCGATGCCTGGCTCTCGCACGGGTATAGCGGACAGATCGCCAAGATTATGCTGGAGCATCCGGCTATCGCGTTCGTCATTCCGCGTGAAGGATGCACCATCGCTATTGACAATCTCTGTATTCCCCGCGTCGCTCAGCGCCCTGACCTAGCTCATGAGTTCATCAACTATCTGATGGAACCGGCGGTCGCCGCCGAGAATATGAACTTCATCGTCTACCCCATTCCTAATCGCGCGGCGTTACCGATGGTGCGTGCCGAGCTACGCAACAACCCGGCACTGTTTCCTCCTGCTGAAGCGTTGAAGAATTGCGAATATCTGGCCGATGTGGGAGAAACGATGCTGCTGTATGATCGCTATTGGACGGAGGTGAAAATCCACCGCTGA
- a CDS encoding ABC transporter permease — translation MWSTVLLLGPAVGWLGLFFLAPLGIILLYSFAQRSFYGGVQWNFHVGNYIQLLDPLYFSIYWRSLIIATATTLICLVICYPVAYYIAVQSSKKWKNLLLLLCVVPFWTGFLLRTYAWVFLLRAEGFINSLLMQANLIDRPLTWLLYSDFAVLVGQVYGEIPFMILPLYVSLERLDIRLVEAAMDLGANRWSAFFRVVVPLTKVGIITAIVLVFIPSLGAFITPDLLGGAKSAMVGNVIQNQFVQRNQPLGSALSVLLTIVILVLLIVAFRSGPRSKESAQ, via the coding sequence GTGTGGTCTACAGTTCTGTTGCTTGGTCCAGCCGTCGGTTGGTTGGGCCTGTTCTTCCTTGCGCCACTAGGTATCATCCTCCTCTATAGCTTTGCCCAGCGCAGCTTTTATGGCGGCGTGCAGTGGAATTTCCATGTGGGCAACTATATCCAGTTACTCGATCCACTCTACTTCAGTATCTACTGGCGTTCGCTGATCATTGCGACGGCCACGACGCTGATATGTCTGGTCATCTGTTACCCGGTGGCCTACTACATCGCCGTGCAGTCGAGTAAGAAGTGGAAGAATCTGCTGCTATTGTTGTGCGTCGTGCCGTTTTGGACAGGATTCTTGTTGCGGACGTACGCCTGGGTGTTTCTGCTACGAGCGGAAGGGTTCATCAACTCGCTGCTCATGCAAGCCAATCTGATTGATCGGCCGCTGACGTGGTTGCTCTATTCTGATTTCGCCGTGCTCGTCGGCCAGGTGTACGGTGAAATCCCGTTCATGATTCTGCCGTTGTATGTCTCTCTGGAGCGGCTGGACATCAGATTAGTTGAAGCCGCGATGGACCTGGGAGCCAATCGGTGGAGCGCATTTTTTCGTGTCGTCGTGCCGTTGACCAAGGTCGGTATCATCACGGCTATCGTTCTCGTCTTTATTCCATCGCTCGGTGCGTTCATCACGCCTGATTTACTCGGCGGCGCCAAGTCGGCGATGGTCGGCAATGTGATTCAAAATCAGTTTGTGCAGCGCAACCAGCCGCTGGGGTCAGCGTTGTCTGTGTTATTGACGATTGTCATTCTCGTCTTGCTGATCGTAGCGTTCAGGTCTGGCCCGCGCAGCAAGGAGTCAGCGCAATGA
- a CDS encoding ABC transporter ATP-binding protein, translating to MEHKFSYDSGQPTTMENGNAIRVDCVTKRYGPVTAVDAVSLQIERGEFFTLLGPSGSGKTTLIRLIAGFDLPDTGRIYLGPRDVTNEPPYRRPVHTVFQHYALFPHLNVFKNVAFGLEQKRLPKPDIERKVAQALELVQLAGYQQRMPDELSGGQQQRVALARAIVLEPQALLLDEPLAALDFKLRKQMQQELKQLQRQLNMSFLLVTHDQEEAISLSDRIAVMADGRVQQIGTPRAVYERPQTTFVANFIGVCNIFEAEIVARNGQRVLLNIEGQPMEIALNGESLIGPRVRFAVRPEKIELSAEPLRADGSIWLRGVVENKSYLGDLTHWQVRVGRLLVTVSEQNHSGWRSERFHHGQSVFLAWMPESVILLSD from the coding sequence TTGGAACACAAATTTTCCTATGATTCAGGCCAACCAACGACGATGGAAAACGGGAACGCGATTCGGGTTGATTGTGTTACCAAACGATATGGCCCCGTCACTGCCGTTGACGCAGTCTCCTTGCAGATCGAGCGAGGCGAATTCTTCACCTTGCTTGGTCCATCGGGGTCAGGTAAAACGACGTTGATCCGACTGATTGCCGGCTTTGATCTACCTGATACCGGCCGTATCTATCTTGGCCCGCGCGACGTCACCAACGAGCCGCCTTATCGCCGGCCGGTTCATACGGTGTTTCAGCACTACGCCTTGTTTCCTCACCTGAACGTATTCAAAAACGTTGCCTTTGGCTTGGAGCAAAAGAGACTGCCCAAACCGGACATCGAGCGAAAGGTGGCTCAAGCGCTGGAATTGGTCCAATTGGCCGGTTACCAACAGCGCATGCCTGATGAACTATCCGGTGGTCAACAACAGCGCGTGGCCTTGGCCCGTGCCATTGTATTAGAGCCGCAGGCGCTCCTACTAGACGAGCCGCTGGCCGCGCTCGATTTCAAGTTGCGCAAACAGATGCAGCAGGAATTGAAGCAGCTTCAGCGACAGCTCAATATGAGTTTTCTGCTGGTGACCCATGATCAAGAGGAAGCCATCAGCCTCTCAGACCGTATCGCTGTCATGGCCGATGGGCGCGTTCAGCAAATTGGAACGCCGCGCGCCGTGTATGAGCGTCCCCAGACGACGTTTGTGGCGAACTTCATCGGCGTCTGTAATATCTTCGAGGCTGAGATCGTCGCGCGAAACGGCCAACGCGTTCTCCTCAACATCGAGGGGCAACCAATGGAAATCGCTCTGAACGGAGAGTCATTGATTGGTCCACGCGTGCGGTTTGCCGTCAGGCCGGAAAAAATCGAACTGTCGGCGGAGCCGCTCCGAGCGGATGGCAGCATCTGGTTACGGGGCGTTGTCGAAAATAAATCCTATTTGGGCGACCTCACGCATTGGCAGGTGCGTGTTGGCCGCCTGCTGGTCACAGTGTCGGAGCAGAATCATTCGGGATGGCGATCCGAGCGATTTCATCACGGTCAGTCGGTGTTTCTTGCGTGGATGCCAGAGAGCGTGATCCTTCTTTCTGATTGA
- a CDS encoding ABC transporter ATP-binding protein, whose amino-acid sequence MIQVENLTKDYSGVRAVDNITFDVKKGEILGFLGPNGAGKTTTMRILTCFMPATSGVAKVAGFDVFEQSLEVRRRIGYLPENPPLYPEMTVQGYLEFVARIKNVPAEKRRQAVERAMEMCNIVDQRHQLIRKLSRGYKQRVGLAQALVHTPEVIVLDEPTVGLDPKQIIEVRHLIKGLAGEHTIILSTHILPEVSMTCDRVVIINKGKIVAEDTPENLTIQLKGGEVVQLEVQADADQLQQAISPLEGVRHIEVHKMDSTGRLSVKVESEPGRDLRSRLAALIVQRGFELYELRAVNLSLEEIFLQLTTQETGSEPSTQAKEVAA is encoded by the coding sequence GTGATTCAAGTTGAGAACCTGACCAAAGACTACAGCGGCGTTCGCGCGGTGGACAACATCACGTTCGACGTGAAGAAAGGTGAAATCCTTGGGTTCCTCGGACCGAACGGCGCCGGCAAAACGACGACGATGCGCATTCTGACCTGTTTCATGCCGGCCACCAGCGGAGTGGCCAAGGTCGCCGGCTTCGATGTGTTCGAGCAATCGCTGGAGGTGCGTCGGCGCATCGGATACTTGCCCGAAAATCCGCCGCTTTATCCCGAAATGACCGTGCAGGGCTATTTGGAGTTCGTCGCCCGCATCAAAAACGTGCCGGCGGAGAAGCGACGTCAAGCGGTCGAACGAGCCATGGAGATGTGCAACATCGTTGACCAACGTCATCAGCTCATCCGCAAGCTGTCGCGCGGCTACAAGCAGCGGGTCGGGTTGGCCCAAGCGCTGGTGCATACGCCGGAAGTCATCGTGCTGGACGAGCCAACCGTGGGACTCGATCCCAAACAAATCATCGAAGTGCGCCACCTGATCAAAGGGCTCGCCGGCGAGCATACGATCATTCTCTCCACGCACATCTTGCCGGAAGTCAGCATGACATGCGACCGCGTCGTCATCATCAACAAGGGCAAGATCGTCGCTGAAGACACGCCGGAGAATCTGACGATCCAACTGAAAGGCGGCGAAGTCGTCCAGTTAGAAGTCCAAGCCGATGCCGACCAATTGCAACAAGCTATCAGCCCGTTGGAGGGCGTGCGACACATCGAGGTTCACAAAATGGATAGCACCGGTCGGCTCTCGGTCAAAGTCGAGAGCGAACCGGGCCGAGACCTGCGCAGCCGGCTGGCGGCCCTCATTGTGCAACGCGGTTTTGAATTGTATGAACTACGCGCCGTCAATCTCAGTCTGGAAGAGATCTTCCTGCAACTGACCACTCAGGAAACCGGCTCTGAGCCTTCCACGCAAGCCAAGGAGGTTGCTGCATGA
- a CDS encoding ABC transporter permease, which produces MKNIIAVFRKELSLYFVSPIAYVAIGVFLAIMGYAFHIILTGVIRESFEHSMRAAQMGGGFSSFDVPAIVMQSFFGFMGTILLFVIPFLTMGIYAEERKRGTMELLMTSPLKDSHIVLGKFLATLTLFLIMLAVTFLYYMAMYIFSDPRPPLAPTLAGYLGILLFGAALIAIGHFLSSLTENQIIAAVLTFATSIMLFLLAAGVQDSTTAFGEILKYLSLLNHLGDFGKGVIDTKSLVLYVSFVVLGVFLTLRSIDSLRWRRA; this is translated from the coding sequence ATGAAAAACATCATTGCCGTGTTTCGCAAAGAACTCAGCTTGTATTTTGTCTCACCGATCGCTTACGTGGCGATTGGCGTGTTTTTGGCCATCATGGGCTATGCGTTCCACATCATTTTGACAGGTGTCATTCGCGAATCATTCGAACACTCGATGCGAGCTGCGCAGATGGGCGGCGGTTTCAGCTCATTCGATGTGCCGGCCATCGTCATGCAAAGTTTCTTTGGCTTCATGGGGACGATCCTGCTGTTTGTTATTCCCTTCCTCACGATGGGCATCTATGCCGAAGAGCGGAAACGCGGCACCATGGAGCTGTTGATGACCTCGCCACTGAAGGATTCGCACATTGTCTTGGGCAAGTTTCTGGCGACGTTAACGCTTTTTCTGATCATGCTGGCCGTGACGTTCCTCTACTACATGGCCATGTACATCTTCAGCGATCCGCGCCCGCCGCTGGCGCCCACGTTGGCTGGCTACCTCGGCATCCTGCTGTTTGGCGCCGCGCTGATTGCCATCGGTCACTTTCTCTCTTCGTTGACCGAGAATCAGATCATTGCGGCGGTGCTCACGTTTGCCACGTCCATCATGTTGTTCCTGTTGGCAGCGGGCGTTCAGGACTCGACCACCGCGTTCGGTGAAATCCTGAAATACCTGTCGCTGCTCAATCATCTGGGCGACTTCGGTAAGGGCGTGATTGATACCAAGAGCCTTGTGCTTTACGTCAGTTTCGTTGTGCTCGGCGTCTTCTTGACGTTGCGCTCGATTGACTCATTGCGATGGAGGAGGGCGTAA
- a CDS encoding GldG family protein — protein MNKKELFKAIGYLGAALLISGAFRYYAFETWQKWEKIMVGAGGALLLLSLIVNFAEIKAVWSRRSTKLGANTVTMTLAVIAILGLLNFLGYRHSKRFDLSEEKLYSLSDQTKQILSNLKQDVKIMHFDKQDDPVLRERVQEYKALSRRISYEFVDPQEKPDVAQQHKITSFNQTIVVAGDRIERTEGIEEQDITNAILKATRNQTKIVYFVEGHQEKSLTDSSGEGYRAIENALKNENYEVKSVNLVTTNQVPSDASVLVVAGPKQGLFPQEASMIAKYLDEGGKVMLLVDPDTKPQLDEIFKKWGVEVGDDTIIDVSGVGRLFGTGPAVPMVSQYGSHQITRNFQGTMTFFPLARSVKRAADAPSDVMITELLNTSAQSWAETDLTLGGQVEFTEGKDTKGPISLGIVADKKVGQKQARLVVIGDSDFATDRYVGMQRNGDLFLNSINWLAGDEDLISVRPKEAKDRRVTLTQTQQNLLAFFNYIFLPLLVLGAGVSVWWRRR, from the coding sequence ATGAACAAGAAAGAACTATTCAAAGCAATCGGTTATCTGGGCGCCGCGCTGCTCATTTCCGGCGCGTTTCGCTATTATGCGTTCGAGACCTGGCAAAAGTGGGAAAAAATCATGGTCGGCGCGGGCGGCGCATTGCTCCTGCTCAGCCTGATCGTCAACTTTGCAGAAATCAAAGCGGTGTGGAGCCGCCGCTCAACCAAGCTTGGCGCCAATACAGTGACGATGACGCTGGCCGTAATCGCGATTCTCGGACTGCTTAACTTTCTTGGCTACCGGCACAGCAAGCGGTTTGATCTATCCGAAGAAAAACTCTACAGCCTGTCCGACCAAACCAAGCAAATCCTGTCCAACCTCAAGCAGGACGTCAAAATCATGCACTTTGACAAACAAGATGATCCCGTGCTGCGTGAGCGCGTGCAAGAGTATAAGGCGCTGTCGCGGCGCATCAGCTACGAATTCGTTGACCCGCAGGAAAAACCCGACGTTGCACAGCAGCACAAGATCACCAGTTTCAACCAGACCATTGTCGTCGCAGGCGACCGCATTGAGCGAACCGAAGGCATCGAAGAGCAAGACATCACGAATGCGATTCTGAAAGCGACACGTAATCAGACTAAGATCGTATACTTCGTCGAGGGTCACCAAGAGAAATCGCTCACCGACAGCAGCGGCGAGGGCTACCGCGCCATCGAAAACGCGCTGAAAAACGAAAACTACGAGGTGAAGTCTGTCAATCTGGTAACCACCAATCAGGTCCCATCGGATGCCAGTGTACTGGTCGTAGCAGGCCCCAAACAGGGGTTGTTCCCACAAGAAGCCAGCATGATCGCTAAATACCTCGACGAAGGCGGCAAAGTCATGCTGTTAGTTGATCCCGACACCAAACCGCAACTGGATGAAATCTTCAAAAAATGGGGCGTTGAGGTGGGCGATGACACGATCATTGATGTGAGCGGCGTTGGGCGCCTGTTTGGAACAGGGCCAGCGGTGCCGATGGTAAGCCAATACGGCAGCCATCAAATTACCAGAAATTTCCAAGGCACGATGACATTTTTCCCACTGGCGCGTTCCGTTAAGCGAGCGGCCGATGCCCCTTCCGATGTGATGATCACCGAGCTGCTCAACACGTCGGCCCAAAGTTGGGCAGAGACAGACCTGACGCTTGGTGGTCAGGTGGAATTCACCGAGGGCAAAGACACGAAAGGGCCGATTTCGCTCGGCATTGTCGCCGACAAGAAAGTTGGCCAGAAGCAGGCGCGGCTGGTCGTCATTGGCGACTCGGACTTCGCAACCGACCGCTACGTCGGCATGCAGCGCAATGGCGACCTGTTTCTGAACTCGATCAACTGGCTGGCCGGCGATGAAGACTTGATTTCCGTGCGACCAAAGGAAGCCAAGGATCGGCGCGTCACACTCACACAAACACAACAGAACCTGCTTGCCTTTTTCAACTACATCTTTCTTCCACTGCTGGTCCTCGGCGCTGGCGTCTCCGTTTGGTGGAGACGACGATGA
- a CDS encoding DUF4340 domain-containing protein, whose protein sequence is MKKSTLILLLVAVGLGVFVYFYEYKGGEKRQQAEAERKKIFQFKDEDISRLSINRAGETLTFERRDNDWVMTQPISAKADYSNVSSLITNLTTSQIDRKLAASADKLAGYGLEQPAVTLTITLKSGEQRQIKFGNKDFAGTSVYALIDGGQEVAMVPAYLLDSVDKSAFEWRDKSLLDVTFEQVTALELTTPAGHFQLSKQGDQWQLQQPRSLPADSAEVSSIVSQLTSARMTEVVAEQADDLKPYGLDKPLISAKLRTQKGDEQILMLGKKEGEHYFGKINTKSPVFKLASDVYTTLDVTLFKLRNKKPAIFSQDEITRIQLKNEHQTIVCEKSGDKWLMKQPTEQKDKEVRAYEIFTPLTINDAKEIFDVPPKEATAALTNPLVEVHLTKRDGQTITISLSKKVGEFVYIKNNSSPAVMKFEASLLDQLNVKADTLVL, encoded by the coding sequence ATGAAGAAGAGTACGTTGATTCTGTTACTGGTGGCTGTGGGTTTGGGCGTATTCGTTTATTTCTACGAATACAAAGGCGGCGAGAAACGCCAACAGGCGGAAGCCGAACGAAAAAAGATTTTTCAGTTCAAAGATGAAGATATTAGCCGCCTCTCTATAAACCGCGCCGGCGAAACGCTCACATTTGAACGACGCGATAACGATTGGGTCATGACACAACCGATCAGCGCCAAGGCAGATTACTCAAATGTCTCGTCACTCATCACCAATCTGACAACGAGCCAAATAGACCGCAAGCTGGCCGCGTCGGCAGACAAACTGGCCGGATATGGACTTGAGCAACCTGCTGTCACGCTGACCATCACTCTGAAAAGCGGCGAGCAACGCCAGATTAAATTCGGCAACAAGGATTTCGCTGGCACCAGCGTCTATGCGCTGATTGACGGCGGGCAAGAAGTGGCCATGGTTCCGGCCTACCTGTTGGACAGCGTTGACAAGTCAGCGTTCGAGTGGCGCGATAAATCGCTGCTGGACGTCACATTTGAACAGGTCACCGCGCTTGAACTGACAACCCCAGCCGGCCATTTTCAATTAAGTAAACAGGGTGATCAATGGCAACTGCAACAACCTCGGTCGTTGCCGGCCGATTCTGCTGAAGTCAGCTCAATTGTCAGTCAATTAACCTCTGCCCGCATGACTGAAGTCGTCGCTGAGCAAGCCGATGACCTGAAGCCTTACGGACTGGACAAACCGCTCATCTCTGCCAAACTGCGTACACAGAAAGGCGATGAGCAAATACTCATGCTCGGCAAGAAGGAGGGTGAACATTACTTCGGGAAAATCAACACCAAAAGCCCCGTGTTCAAACTGGCTTCGGATGTCTACACGACGCTCGACGTAACACTGTTCAAACTGCGCAACAAAAAACCGGCTATTTTCAGTCAAGACGAGATCACCCGCATTCAACTGAAAAACGAGCATCAGACGATCGTCTGTGAAAAATCGGGCGACAAGTGGCTTATGAAACAGCCGACCGAGCAAAAAGACAAAGAAGTACGCGCCTATGAAATCTTCACGCCGTTGACCATCAACGACGCGAAAGAGATTTTCGACGTGCCGCCGAAAGAAGCGACAGCGGCGCTGACCAACCCGCTCGTCGAAGTTCACCTGACCAAAAGAGACGGCCAGACCATTACTATCAGCCTCTCCAAGAAAGTGGGTGAATTCGTTTACATCAAAAACAACTCAAGCCCAGCGGTGATGAAATTCGAGGCCAGCCTGCTCGATCAACTCAACGTCAAGGCTGACACTCTGGTGCTGTGA